Part of the Burkholderia sp. FERM BP-3421 genome, CTGTACCAGCACGACATCGGCATCACGCGCGTGCGGCGACTGTTGCGGCAGCGCGCGCAGGAACACCTGGCCGCGCTCGACGCGCGGCGCGCGGCGACGGAGCCCGCCCATGACTGAGCGCATGCAGACGGTGGCGCTCGACGGGCGTCGCGTCCTCGTGACGGGCGGCGCGCGCGGACTCGGCGCGGCGTTCGTCGAGGCGCTGACGGCGGCCGGCGCGCGCGTCGTGTTCGGCGACCTGCTCGACGCGCAGGGGCAGGCGCTGGCGGAGCGGCTCGCGGCGCAGGGGCGCGACGCGCAATACGTCGGCGTCGACCTGATGGACCCGGCGAGCATCCGCGCCTTCGTCGCCGAAGGCGCGCGGCGGCTCGGCGGCCTCGACGGGCTGATCAACAACGCGGCCGTGACCCACTCGGGCGGCCGGCTCGCGACCGAGCTGGACGTCGCGACCTGGGATGCGGTGATGGACGTCAACGTGCGCGGCCTGTGGCTCGCGAGTGTCGCCGCCTATCCGCACCTCGCGGCCTCGGGGCGCGGCGCGATCGTCAATCTCGCCTCCGACACCGCGCTGTGGGGCGCGCCGAAGCTGCTCGCGTACGTCGCGAGCAAGGGCGCGGTGATCGCGCTGACCCATGCGCTCGCGCGCGAATTCGGCGGCGCGGGCGTGACCGTCAATGCGATCGCGCCGGGCCTGACCGAGGTCGAGGCGACCGCCTATGTCCCGGCCGAGCGGCATGCGTACTACCGGCAGGGCCGCGCGTTGCCGCGCGCGCAAACCACCGACGACACGACGGGGCCGGTGCTGTTCCTGCTGTCCGACGCCGCGCGCTTCGTGACAGGCCAACTGCTGCCGGTGAACGGCGGCTTCGTGATGCATTGACCCTGCTTGACCGACTAGGAGATGACGATGGTGGAAGCCGATATCGAACGCAAATCATGGAGCCAGCCGGCGGGCGCGAGCTTCGCCGATTGGATGGAAGGGCGCGTCGCGCGCTTGCAGACGCGCCGCTACGACTGGGACGCGCTCAAGTTCCAGGCCGACTTCGATCCGAAGTACCGGCGCGCGCAGATGCGCTACGTCGGCACGGGCGGCACGGGCGTCGCGAAGGACGCCAACACGGTGCCGGCCGGCCAGTTCACGTTCTCGACGATGGTGATTCCGGCCGGCAACGTCGGCCCGAGCCATATCCACGTCGACGTCGAGGAGATCTTCTTCGTGCTGCGCGGGCGCATCAAGGTGGTCTGCGAGCGCGACGGCGAAACCTGGGAAGCGACGCTCGGCGAACGCGACCTGATCTCGGTGCCGCCCGGCGTTTATCGGACCGAGATCAACGTCGGCGAGGAGGACGCGCTGATGTGCGTGATGCTCGGCTCGCCCGCGCCGATCACGCCGACGTATCCGCCCGATTCGCCGCTCGCGAAGCTCAAGCGCTGAACCACGGATGAACCACGCCATGAGCATGATCGATACGGAACCCGCCGGGCGCGACGCCGTCGCCTCGTTCCACGCGCGGCTCGCCTGCTGCCCGGAGCGGCGCGTGCAGGCCGGCGCGGCCGGCGTGATCGGCTATCGCGAGGCGGGCGCGGCCGCGGGCGGCCTGCCGGTGGTGCTGTTGCACGGCATCGGGTCGGGCGCGGCGTCGTGGGTTCGGCAGCTCGACGCGCTGGGCGCGGCGCGGCGCACGCTGGCCTGGGATGCGCCCGGCTATCTCGCGTCGACGCCGGTGAGCGCCGCATCGCCGCTCGCCGCCGATTACGCGGCGGCGCTCGCGGCCTGGCTCGATGCGCTCGGGATCGGACGCTGCGTCCTGGTCGGTCATTCGCTCGGCGCGCTGGTCGCGGGCGGCTTCGCCCGCGCATGGCCCGGGCGGCTCGCCGGCCTGCTGCTGCTGTCGCCGGCGGGCGGCTATGGCGCCGCGCCGGCCGAGTTGCGCGTCGCGCGCCGCGACGCGCGGCTCGCGATGCTCGCGGAACTCGGCGCGCAGGGGCTGGCGGCGCGGCGCAGCGCGGCGATGCTGTCCGCGCACGCGGAGCCGGCCGCGCAGGACTGGGTGCGCTGGAACATGGCGCGCATCGCGCCCGGCGGTTATGCGCAGGCGACGCATCTGCTCGCGAACGCGGATCTGGTCGCGGATCTCGGCGGTTTCGGCGGCCGCGTGGCGGTTGCCGTCGGCGCGCTCGACACGATCACGCCGCCCGCCGCCTGCGAGCGCATCGCGGCGGCCGCGCGGGTCGGATTGCAGGTGATTCCCCAGGTCGGGCATGCGGGCTATGTCGAGGCGCCCAATGTCTACAGCGCGCTGATCGACGCATTCTGCCGCCAGTGTGAAGGCTCGGAGGCCGCATGAACGAACCCCGCGACGCCGCCGAGGCGAACTACATCGTGCCGGGGCTGGAACGTGGGCTGCGGTTGCTCGCGGAGTTCACGCCGCGCGAGCCGGTGCTCGGCGCGCCGGAGCTGTCGAAGCGGCTCGGCATTCCGCGCACGACCGTATTCCGCCTGCTGCAGACGCTCGAATCGATGGGCTTTCTCGAACGCGTGGACCGGGACCGCAACTATCGGCTCGGCGTCGCGGTGCTGCGGCTCGGCTTCGAATACCTGAGTTCGCTGGAGCTGACCGATCTCGGCCTGCCGGTGATCGAGGGCCTGCGCGAGGCGACGGGCTTCACGACCCATATCGTGATCCGCGACGGCCGTGACGTCGTGTTCGTCGCGAAGGCGCAAAGCCTCGCGTCCGCGTTCAGCTCGGTGCGGGTCAATGCCGGCACGCGGCTGCCCGCGCACGCGACCACCCACGGCCATGTGCTGATGGGCGACCTGTCGCTCGACGCGCTGCGCGCGCTGTATCCGGAGCCGCGCCTCGAACGCGCGACGCCCCACACGCCGACCACGGTCGACGCGTTGTACGCGCTCGTGCGCGCCGACGCGGCGCGCGGCTACGGGCTCAGCCATTC contains:
- a CDS encoding SDR family oxidoreductase, coding for MTERMQTVALDGRRVLVTGGARGLGAAFVEALTAAGARVVFGDLLDAQGQALAERLAAQGRDAQYVGVDLMDPASIRAFVAEGARRLGGLDGLINNAAVTHSGGRLATELDVATWDAVMDVNVRGLWLASVAAYPHLAASGRGAIVNLASDTALWGAPKLLAYVASKGAVIALTHALAREFGGAGVTVNAIAPGLTEVEATAYVPAERHAYYRQGRALPRAQTTDDTTGPVLFLLSDAARFVTGQLLPVNGGFVMH
- a CDS encoding cupin domain-containing protein; this encodes MVEADIERKSWSQPAGASFADWMEGRVARLQTRRYDWDALKFQADFDPKYRRAQMRYVGTGGTGVAKDANTVPAGQFTFSTMVIPAGNVGPSHIHVDVEEIFFVLRGRIKVVCERDGETWEATLGERDLISVPPGVYRTEINVGEEDALMCVMLGSPAPITPTYPPDSPLAKLKR
- a CDS encoding alpha/beta fold hydrolase, which translates into the protein MSMIDTEPAGRDAVASFHARLACCPERRVQAGAAGVIGYREAGAAAGGLPVVLLHGIGSGAASWVRQLDALGAARRTLAWDAPGYLASTPVSAASPLAADYAAALAAWLDALGIGRCVLVGHSLGALVAGGFARAWPGRLAGLLLLSPAGGYGAAPAELRVARRDARLAMLAELGAQGLAARRSAAMLSAHAEPAAQDWVRWNMARIAPGGYAQATHLLANADLVADLGGFGGRVAVAVGALDTITPPAACERIAAAARVGLQVIPQVGHAGYVEAPNVYSALIDAFCRQCEGSEAA
- a CDS encoding IclR family transcriptional regulator, translated to MNEPRDAAEANYIVPGLERGLRLLAEFTPREPVLGAPELSKRLGIPRTTVFRLLQTLESMGFLERVDRDRNYRLGVAVLRLGFEYLSSLELTDLGLPVIEGLREATGFTTHIVIRDGRDVVFVAKAQSLASAFSSVRVNAGTRLPAHATTHGHVLMGDLSLDALRALYPEPRLERATPHTPTTVDALYALVRADAARGYGLSHSSFERGISVITAPVRNDTGKIAACLAVTVPRPEIDATLLADGLVDKVLRAAAELSRRLNYRSDEEHTYLKILGLR